Genomic DNA from Lactuca sativa cultivar Salinas chromosome 8, Lsat_Salinas_v11, whole genome shotgun sequence:
gtattattattttttattatatttaggAAGGATTAATATATCTAACAAATCAATAATATAGTCAATCCGACttaataattattaattttatttttaactttacttatttttttaattatttattaaagaaGAACATGGATGCCACTAGAGAGAGAATAAAAATAGTTATCTTATAACTTaatgaaaattatttttaattttctcaTCCGTGGTGTTCACGGGTcttacctagtatatatatatatatatatatatatatatatatatatatatatatatatatatatatatagagagagagagagagagagagagagaggtaggttcaattgagaaaataaaaaatgttgagaatgggggaatcattctcagccactcattttatctaagcataaaaagacacggtgacaaacttgtaaatatgataacaaccttcaatctcaaatacgtatctgTAGAGAATTAGATTACAGTTCAAACTCATTTattgttcatcatccaaatttcttctccaattttcaacaatcatccagatttcttcaattaaaccatcatcaacatcatccaatgctaatcaatcatcgatcttcttcaataatcaacacgattcaacagttaacaacaaaaattcgtttttggttcttttaattcaacattcaattgtgcttgaatacgatcaaatcttcaacatctatgattaattgtactcccagcgttattagatcaacatcatcgataatcaacaaaaatccacttcatatcattcattcaatatcggttatcaaataaaacttcaaattgaggttagaaaaagagcaaatcgttttttttttttgaaaaatttcatataattctctgtcaatctactcttttgtaagatttaaatagtcaaaatatcatgtttttaacatttttaaaaaaagttaaattgtatgcactccaactgtttgatgaaatgcataaactaagttaccacgttatattcatatatgaatatgttttctcagtatatgattattaaaacaaaaaaacaaatatgcaagtttgtatgttattcatatgtgaataacatataaaaattatatatatttgtgaaaataccttgtaatattcatatgtgaatatactgtgtaatattcatatgtgaatatacagtgtaatattcacaaatgaatatactatgtaatagtCACATgtaatataccatgtaatactatgtaatattcacatatgaaaatattatctaatattcataagtgaatatatcatctaatattcacaagtgaatatactatgtaatattcataagtgaatgcatcgtctaatatttaaatatgaatatactatgtttattatacgttatattcatatacgaatgatacttaaattgtaaaaaaaaaataatcatagtttttattcataactgaataacgaatgtactgtagtaaaaacctgattcatttttattcacttatgaataacgatagctgaaaatataaaaaaaaaattattttatcttaaaactatatggatgtctatttgtagagaataaaaaatcatgaattttggtatatttaaaatcatttttcgataaaaatagcttcttaaaaattaaaaaaaacgaaaaaaactatgtttttgtatatattaaggtaatgattagcatagtttaaggaaacatgttttgttggaaaacacatgtctattcctttcccatttctgttggtacgacggaggcttttgcggcaaaaataaatgagtgggtGAGAATAATTCCCTCATTATCaacctttttttctcaattgaaccctcctctctctctctctctctctctctctctctatatatatatatatatatatatatatatatatatatatatatatatatatatatatatatataatatgttaatttattatgttcATTGATTTTCATATATGTTCGTTTATGTTCTTATATGTTAAGTTGTGTTTTTTTAACTATGTTTGTTTAACATCTTAACAAACACAAACAAGAAAATATGTGTGTTTACGCTTTCATGTTCGTTTGTTCAGTTAATTTAAATGAATGAACATGAACAAGCATTTTCTTGGTTCCTTTACAGCTCTGCTAGAAACCTCAAAACACTACAAGATATTTCTATGATCCTTATAGTTCAAAGTCATGCATTAGGCTTGGGATGAGATTGGTCCTGGAAACAGAAAATTGAAACCGAAATGAGGAAATATGGAAAccaaaaaccgaaccgaaaataCTGGTTCGGTTCCGATTCCATTTTGGTTTTTTAGTTCCAAAACCCCAAAGAAACCGAACTTCTAAAGTATATTGCCATATTTTGCATTTTGAGGTGGCATTTCCTTAGTATCTAGTGATTTAATTACCATTACAATGAGATAAAATGAAAACTATTTGTGATAAAAAACGACAACCCTTACAAACTGATGTTTAGGGTTATATAACTATActattttttacccaatttaactttttttagcCTAAATTGTAGCTAAAATAGGGGCTTAAACCTGGAATAAAATCAGCTTATTATTAGCTCATATCAAAAAGTTTAGTTATTAAAAGCTAGGCAAAAATTATAAACATTGTTGAGATAAAACACACAACCCTAATATCCCTTGTATATAATTGTGTAACTCAACTATTTCTTAACCAAATCAATTATTTTTTGACCCTAAAATGTAGCCAAGGGCTACAACGAAAAAAAATCAGCTGATTATGAGCTTGTATGGAGTCATGGTTGTTCAAAGTTGGGCAAAAATTATAAACAATATTGAGAAAAACAAAAACATACAACCATATTAGCCCATGTTTAGAGTTGTATAAGTCAACTATTTTCTTAACTAAGTTTAATATTTTTAAGCATAAAATATAGCCATAACAGAGGTTTACAATTTAGAGAAAAAACAGCTCATTTTGAGTCCGTACCAACGAGTTATAATTGTTCACAGCTAGACAAAAATAATAAACATTACCGAGAATTAAATCGATATGCCCTTAACGATTCTGTAAAACGAAAATTGGGTTTTTTTGGGCTTCGAATTTCCGagtaaacctttttttttctagaaaaatgaTAGTTTATAACGGATACCTCACTTTTAGCCGGTTTCTCCATTAAATTTTTGTAAATAAAATGATTAATTACACCAATAGTCCCTTGTGCACATGCCAGAAAGTGTTTTgttcctattttcaaaaattaactcggatcgTCCCTCGTTTGCTTAAAACTTGCATGTTTCGTCCCTTAAATGCGTTTTTGTTGCAAATGTAGTCCACGTCCCATttgaaatgactaaaatgcccttggatatttattttttaattaatctaatactatttattattatttataacttAAAAATAACAACTCTCTCTAATCTCTATGTCTCCCAGTTACGTTGCAAAATACCACAAGTCTATAACCACCTTCGATCtctctcacttctctctctctctctctcattcttcTTCAACACATACTCTTATTTCGCCCAGCCCATCTACCTCCTTCACTTCCAAACCCTCACACTATTTGTTACTGATCGGAGATAGCATAGTAACAAAAAACGCACATACACATGTGTCTGATGCGATATCAAGATAGATGGCAAGTGAGATGGAGATGTAACACGATATGGAGAGAGAAATAGGTTGAAGAGACAAACTCGATGAAAATGGTAGTTCCCTCCTTCTTCGTCattctcaaatccaaaaattgAAAGTGATGAaggtttcaattttggttttgaGTTTCAGGttcaatttgattttattttgatGGATTCATCTTGGACCTGATTTCGATTGCTGTGATATGTCGTGAACTCATGAAAGATTAAAATTGGTAGCTTCGATGGTCATTGGGGAAAGGGAAGGGGAACGTGTTTGTGGTGACAGGTGGTGGTGCCAAATGAGTTGGTGCTCACGCTGATATTTGGTGGTGACAGAGGAGCTACAGGTTTTTGGCAGCTGTGACGACTCCAACGAGGGATTGAGGTGTAGACCAATGGCCTCATCGGTGGCTTCAAGTCTACCATCAATGACAAAACCATGGATTTCCTCAAACCATTCTTCTCCTGTCCTGATCTCCACACCCTCCTCCTCATCTGGTCATTGCATCACAAACAGAGCTCGGTGGGTTGCGATGGTAGCCTAGTTACTTCATCGGAAAATCGAACCTATTGAGTGACTGATTCACCGGATTCTGATGTTATTCTCTGGAACTCGGAAAAGAAAGTAAGAGAAAGAGTAGATGTGGTTGGTCTCGCCAAAAAAAAGAAGAGGAGGAATTGCTTAGGTGTTTGTCGAGAGTGAATGAGACAAAGGGAAGGAAACTGGGGAAAGGGAAGGGGAAGGGTGGGTcggtgcatatatatatattaatttaaatataataaataaaaattaaaaaagaaattattaaAATCATCTTTTTATGTCTGGAGGGATGAGGTGTGTAACTTTTAACCAAACGAGGAACTGTccgaattaatttttaaaaatagagaCTAAATACGCTGTTGgagtttatttttaaaaatagagACTAAACACGCTTTCTGACATATACATAAGGGGCGAGTGGTATAATTTACCCAAAATAAAATGATTATcaaaatttaattagtatttaacaGCATTTTTCAACGATTAAAAAACCAAAAAGTTGATCAACCAAAAAACATAGTGTGTATCGATCCATGTACACAACtaaaacaacaataataataatataataatataataataattaataaacaatgTTTTCTTCTTCCCACAAGGCCACAACCACCATCGCCGCCGTCACCAACTCGACGAAGAACACCATCGGTGTTAACCTCTTCAAAAGTTAGAGTCTAAATGCATATCTACAATTCCTCAATTCATGCTGTTTGATTCCCTACGAACTTCCTTTTACTGTTTTTTCTCTCTACAACACACCTTCTCCTTCACTCGACCTTTTCACAAGAAGATTTTCAGTCTCTCGGGCTCAATACTTCCTGTATCAGGTATACTAATACTTCCTTCCCCTGCACACGCAATTTATCTGACTTTTACTTTAATCGTGACGTTTTCTTCTAGCAACAATGGAGTCCCAACTATCTTGTGTATTAGTACTAAGCGGAAAATCAGAAACAGAGAAGGAATTAGCAAAGTCTCTGAAGGAAAATTCATCCCTTAAACTTGCAGACGATCTGAAATTACGAACTTTTTTGCAATCTGAGATCGAAATGCAATCGGAAAACAACGAATTTAACATCGACACTTACATGGATTCTCTTACAACTACATCCTTCGGAAGATTTCTTCTTTCGTCCCCTAGATTACCTTCGACTCAAGACGTGGTATCTCTGTAAGTTCAAGGAAAGCTTTTGAAATTCCTATTGTTAGTATTACACTTTATTCATTAATTGAAACTCTTAGGGTTTATGCAGAAACTTCTGTGAGATTCCGATAGGTTCCATGTGCATTGCAGATGTTCAATTCAAAGGAAGAGGTATCAAATCTATGAACTTTCAATTTGATTAGATTGAAACTTATAGAACGATTCAATCTTGATAGGAAGATCACAAAATGTATGGGAATCTCCGAAAGGCAGCCTTCTCTTTTCATTTACAATGCAAATGGAAGATGGACGTGTGGTGCCTCTTGTTCAATATGTTGTATGTCTTGCTATGACTGAAGCAATTAAGGATCTTGCTCTTAAAAATGTAAGCTTTTTGTTTCTCAATGTGGAATAACATCTTTTCATGTATGATTTTTAATATTAATTTGTGTTTTGTGATATCAATTTCAGGGAATTCCACCTCTTGATGTTAGAATAAAGTGGCCTAATGATCTTTATTTAGATGGAATTAAAGTGGGAGGAATTTTGTGTACATCAAAATATCGATCTAAGAAGTTTCATGTTAGTGCTGGTAAATCTTTCAATTTAATTATATCTCTTTAAGTGGATCATTTGTAAATGTAATTACATTATCAtgatctttttttttaatttcaggaGTAGGATTAAATGTTAACAATGATAAGCCAACAACATCTTTGAATGCTGTATTAAGGAAGTTGAATTCTGGTTATCAACTACAAAGAGAAGAGATTACATCAGCATTTTTTAATAAATTCGAGCATTTctttcatattttgataaaccaaGGTGAGTATTAatagtaatttcttttaaaaaaattcaaatttttttttctaaaatctaTGTGTTTACTTACCCAGCAGATAATAAAAAGTGTAATTCATGGTttcttttatataataaaatacagGCTTCCAACCTCTTGAGGAATTATATTGTAAGACATGGCTTCATAGGTATTGTTTCAAATATATTTCACAATTAGTGTTCATAATTCATCTCATATTTATGTTTTACATAATTTATTGTACAAAAAAGTAAGATTCTATAATAAGATTTACTAATTTTATACAAGAATTATTGATTTATTGAGTGTTCATCATTATTTATTCGTCTTTATATGTCCAGTGGGCAGAGGATTATTGTCCAGGAACAAAATGAAAATCAAGATTTACCGATAGAAAGTGTGGTTACTATTCAGGTGAGCCAAACTTATTTGGGGGTATTTTTGTCAATTTGATAACCAAAAAATTTTAAACAATTTGACTTGTTAATTTTAGGGTTTAACATCTTCGGGATATTTGATGGCAATTAGCGATAATAGTGAGATATGTGAGCTTCATCCGGATGGCAATAGGtactatttttgtttcattttatttaacaattaaaaaaatgggATAATAACAAGTAAGGGCGTTTACGTCTTTTGCACGGTCGGTCCATGTcccacatatattttttttttttacctttttgatGAAGACAAACAATGCATTTTTTGTCGTTCACGTTAGTCTTAATCAGTCTAATGCATGCCAAATGTGGTACGACctgtcatgtcatgtcatgtcatgtcatgtcagATCAGATCAGATATAATATTTGATTGAATATGTTGCAGTTTTGACTTCTTCAAAGGACTTGTGAGGAGAAAACTTAACTAAGAGGCTTGGATTTCTAAAGTAGGTTACAAAACTTCACAACTTGATGTTTTTAATCATTTAACAATGCAATAATATTTGTTTTTAGTAACTCTATCTATCATTGACTTGTACTATATATGATAATAACCTATTCTTAGTTAACTTGACTCTAAAGatatcttattgttatttgttaaAACTTGTTAGAAAACAAACCATGTAACATTTTTTATAATCAGAAATATAAATTGTAATAATACATTTAACAATATTAATGATGATAATAAAAAGATAATACTAATAATAAAAGTGATTATATTGTGCATGAAAGGTGTGACATGACCATATAAATGTAGAAACTTGACAAGATAAAGAAGGAAAGGAAGCAAAGAATTTGTGATTGAATGTTTGTGATTATTACATTGTCAACTACCAACTAGCAAAAGccacataaataaataacataaattGGAAAATTACATAAAGACCCTTTAAGAAACAATCTATTACAATTATATATCCATAGGAAAGCAAAAACTTTTGGGAGTTGTCCAAGTTGCAGTCACAAGTGAGGAGTCGTTGACCTTAGTTTGACCATGGAGATGATAATGATCAAGAAAGCATGTAGGAAAACAACTTGTAAACTATGGCAACTATGACTACAAATATGATCTGATCAGTTATGGAGATTGAGTCATGTTTGTCAACCACATCATTTAGGCATGAAGGTGAACACTTGAGTTCAATGGAGAATGCTCCTTTCTCATCTTGAATATCTGGTTCTATGTTTATCTCTCCAAATGCAGATCTGAACTCTCCATAGCTCCATTCCTAAATTTACTCATTCATTCATCATCAAATTCAGACGTTGTTAGCTCGATGCTCATtgattctttttgacttaatggacTTGATAAGGATAATAACCTAATAAATCTATGGGTTAAGCGTTTAATCTGGATATatggttgtttcttttttacttaatctgGACATAATGTCTTTTGCACAAAAATTGAAACTAATTTATTAACGGTGTGAAATTGGTTTTAAAGGCAAAATGGTTATTTTATCTCTACAAGGAAACATATCTTGTGTGTATAATCATTACCCATTTAGCTATTTTATTCATACACGACATAATGGGGAAAACAGAAACAACCCCTTATCCGGTAAGTTATAtatcaatgttgttatttaatgtAATGTAGAATGGTTTCATGGAAATACGAATTTCCCCACTAAGGGTTCGTTTGATAGTTGTGTTGTCAGGAAACTGTGTGGAAaggaaaccatgttgtttgattgtatatCTGATTGTGCTGAATGATAAAAAATGATCATACGGCCAGAAATATATaattttgaagctttttaggaAAGACATGTCTTACCGGGAAAGACCCATTTTTTggtgcaaatcaaacagtctttccggcTCATTCAGCCAGAAAAATCTGTATGGATTTGGAAAGATGTCTGTCAAACGGAGTCTAAGTCCTTcctctttttattttattttttgtaaataTTTGCTTTATTAATTTTCTTGTTCTCTAAGTATTTCTTAAACATTATTTATCTAGACAAACACTGTATCCAAACTAGTTATAAATATAGAGCCATTGATATTCTCTTCCAAATGTAGAGTAGATGGACATGTTTAGCTGAGGTGGGACACTGGAAATGACAATCTGACAATGTGCAACatgaaatattttgtttttatgcATAAAACTTAAAACGAAAAAATTACCTCCATTTGTTCACCAACGGTGATGACAATGGTGTTAGGGATGGTACGGAATGACACAGGTCCTTCCTCAGATATGAGACGGAATTCGCCTTGCTCAGTTGGGATATGAATGCTCAGAGCAAATGTGGCATTATCCCGTCTATTTCCATCCAATGAGCGTGGAGTTTGAGATGAACGTGGTGTGTGTGGTTGAAGAGACGAGTTATTATGCTTGAATAACACCATTCGAGTTTCattttcctttattttctttCGTGGTTGCTTTCCACCATTCGTCCCTATGGCTTGAGCCATATCTTTCGCAATTGCTTCCAGCTTATTTGCAATATTATCCATCTTTGATCTACAAATATATACAACAAGTGTCACAAATCAACTTATTTACACATTAACCCTAAAGTTATGTTCAATATTGAAGCAATAGATCTTTGCAAGAGTCACAAATTTCAATATGGATTAGACTTCTTGTGGGCATTAGGATCTTACATCCACATGATGTTCTTGATGCAAGAATAACATTTTTGCATAATTAGAAGCTATATGTTGCTAAATACTACATTGTTGATAATCTTTCTAAATGCTCAAGGTCTTTTTATCGCTATAGAATAAATAATGAAGTAAAATACGAAGCCTTATCATTTGTTGATAGATCATAAACATGTATGGATCATCCCCAAATAACCTACATTTGTTTTGAAACATTCTACAGATAAAATGTCAATGTCAATGATCTGTAATTAATCAAATACACAATTCACTTATTAATGGAATTGATCTAtggaaaaattttgatttgttaATAAAACGAAAAATGAAGAAGCTGATGATCAGGATACGAAGAACAAACCTGAATTTCAGAAAATTCTCGTCATTCTTAACGTCACGCCGTCGTTCAGCCACCGCCATGGCAGATCGAGACCAAGCAAACTCCTCCCGATCTCCATCACGGCTCCACCTCTCCGCAAGCAATCCAAAGATGAAATCCGCCTCCGTGAACGCCGCATTCAGCTCCTCAGGCGATATCCCATGGCCACTGACACGAAACATCCCAAACTTAGCGGCGGACTCCATCATCTGCTGGATCGAATTCTTATCCTTAGCTTTGATCAGCTTGTATTCAACCTCTGCAATAGGCGGTCGATTGGAGTCATCAGTCGTATCAAATTCGGGAATGTTCTTCAATTTGTCGACGTAATTGTTGAAAGAAGGGTCGTTGCGAGTAGGCCTGGAATTGGGCATCGGAGATGGAGGTTGCGCCGGTCCCCCTGTGGAGAGGCGACTCCTAATCCGGGCGATTGCCATTATTGGGAGATTGTTATGGGAAATTCTGAGATCAAATGGGAGAGAAATGAGAAGAAGATGTGAAATATAGTTATTGCATGGAGCGTTTTGTGCGATGTCGGGGTGGTTGGCACGTCTCCATGCATGGATTACTTGTACCTTCGTATGCATGGCGTACTTGTACTTTATAAACGAACATCTGGACCGGGTTTACCGGATGTTCCTACGTTTGTTTatttagaaatatatatatatttagagtAACTGCTAGATCGCATTAAGAAAAGGTTAATGCCTATTCATTCTCTATACAGTAGATATAACGATAAGATAAtttgatttataaaaataatagttaacaaaatattacagaaaaacccttaaaagtttgtcaaaaattTGACGATTTTACTTTAACATCATGCATAGACGCCTTAA
This window encodes:
- the LOC111893663 gene encoding biotin--protein ligase 2, whose amino-acid sequence is MLFDSLRTSFYCFFSLQHTFSFTRPFHKKIFSLSGSILPVSATMESQLSCVLVLSGKSETEKELAKSLKENSSLKLADDLKLRTFLQSEIEMQSENNEFNIDTYMDSLTTTSFGRFLLSSPRLPSTQDVVSLNFCEIPIGSMCIADVQFKGRGRSQNVWESPKGSLLFSFTMQMEDGRVVPLVQYVVCLAMTEAIKDLALKNGIPPLDVRIKWPNDLYLDGIKVGGILCTSKYRSKKFHVSAGVGLNVNNDKPTTSLNAVLRKLNSGYQLQREEITSAFFNKFEHFFHILINQGFQPLEELYCKTWLHSGQRIIVQEQNENQDLPIESVVTIQGLTSSGYLMAISDNSEICELHPDGNSFDFFKGLVRRKLN
- the LOC111893662 gene encoding uncharacterized protein LOC111893662; amino-acid sequence: MAIARIRSRLSTGGPAQPPSPMPNSRPTRNDPSFNNYVDKLKNIPEFDTTDDSNRPPIAEVEYKLIKAKDKNSIQQMMESAAKFGMFRVSGHGISPEELNAAFTEADFIFGLLAERWSRDGDREEFAWSRSAMAVAERRRDVKNDENFLKFRSKMDNIANKLEAIAKDMAQAIGTNGGKQPRKKIKENETRMVLFKHNNSSLQPHTPRSSQTPRSLDGNRRDNATFALSIHIPTEQGEFRLISEEGPVSFRTIPNTIVITVGEQMEEWSYGEFRSAFGEINIEPDIQDEKGAFSIELKCSPSCLNDVVDKHDSISITDQIIFVVIVAIVYKLFSYMLS